One window from the genome of Mucilaginibacter ginsenosidivorans encodes:
- a CDS encoding DedA family protein produces MEVVKSLIDFILHIDKHLADIISQYHTLTYLILFAIIFAETGFVVTPFLPGDSLLFAAGALIAAGNTGLNIYLLALILIVAAFTGNTVNYLVGNYLGPKVFKPENKILKLDYYLQTQAFFDKHGGKAVIFSRFMPIIRTIAPFVAGVGRMPMLRYSLYNIIGGASWILVFLFTGYLLGNVPFFKAHFSLIAVAIIIVSVLPPIIAAVNNRVTKKAANR; encoded by the coding sequence TTGGAAGTAGTAAAAAGCCTGATCGACTTTATCCTTCATATTGACAAGCACCTGGCTGACATCATCAGTCAATATCATACGCTTACTTACCTTATATTATTTGCCATTATTTTTGCTGAGACGGGCTTTGTTGTTACCCCATTTTTGCCGGGCGATTCACTGCTGTTTGCAGCAGGAGCTTTGATCGCGGCCGGAAATACCGGGCTTAATATTTACCTGCTTGCGCTGATACTTATCGTTGCCGCGTTCACGGGTAATACGGTCAACTACCTTGTTGGCAATTATCTTGGTCCCAAAGTATTTAAGCCCGAGAATAAAATACTGAAACTGGATTACTACCTGCAAACCCAGGCTTTTTTTGATAAGCACGGAGGCAAGGCGGTTATCTTCAGTCGTTTTATGCCTATCATCCGCACCATAGCGCCCTTTGTAGCAGGGGTGGGGCGTATGCCTATGCTGCGCTACAGCCTGTACAATATTATCGGCGGGGCGTCATGGATATTGGTTTTCCTTTTTACAGGGTATCTGCTTGGCAATGTGCCTTTCTTTAAAGCTCATTTCTCGCTGATAGCGGTTGCGATAATCATTGTTTCGGTTTTGCCGCCAATTATCGCCGCCGTCAATAACCGGGTAACGAAAAAGGCCGCTAATCGATAA
- a CDS encoding DUF4397 domain-containing protein, with product MKKKHSGGVKVLIILFIMGAFAVPFISSCGKTSVNASSQNIQYQVVNLSPSLGPISLYINYRIYNNANFYYPRPSGYFYLSSINPPFQIRSSPNQTAGTIITVQGNILSMSDTLKPNLRYTLFVTGLLSDSSINRVFLTDTSSAPTTGRGKVRFLNASPLSGAFDLWANDRLAFSNAKYNIVTPYMELPAGSYNFNVYSQGTSTGVIGSEQNVTIQDGRLYTIYSYGVAGHTDSLAFGMGTITNK from the coding sequence ATGAAAAAGAAGCATAGCGGTGGTGTAAAGGTTTTGATCATCCTGTTTATAATGGGGGCTTTTGCTGTTCCGTTTATTTCGTCCTGCGGCAAAACTTCGGTCAATGCCAGCTCACAAAATATACAATACCAGGTAGTAAATCTTAGCCCCAGCCTGGGGCCAATTAGCTTGTATATTAACTATAGGATTTACAATAATGCCAATTTTTATTATCCAAGGCCCTCAGGCTATTTTTACCTCAGTTCGATCAATCCGCCGTTCCAGATCAGGTCGTCACCTAATCAAACCGCAGGTACTATAATTACTGTACAGGGCAATATCTTGAGCATGAGCGATACGCTGAAACCTAACCTGAGATATACCCTATTCGTAACCGGGCTGCTTTCCGACAGCAGTATTAACCGTGTTTTCCTGACGGATACTTCATCTGCGCCAACAACCGGCCGGGGGAAGGTAAGGTTTTTGAATGCTTCGCCGTTATCGGGCGCATTTGACCTGTGGGCCAACGACAGGCTGGCGTTCTCGAATGCTAAGTATAATATTGTTACACCTTACATGGAGTTGCCGGCAGGCAGTTATAATTTTAATGTCTACAGCCAGGGGACCTCTACGGGAGTGATCGGTTCGGAGCAGAATGTGACCATCCAGGACGGACGGCTTTATACCATTTACTCCTACGGTGTAGCCGGCCACACCGACAGCCTCGCATTCGGCATGGGCACCATCACCAATAAATAA
- a CDS encoding DUF4397 domain-containing protein: MNIRITGLFLVALIAAFASCKKSGDVPVAVTLADSLNIVNASTNTINYYLNGTRLNNNSNLYPGGSSGYYYVPTGTQTYQVKKAFDPATSVVQQLFSIPLDLEAHHYYSLFITDDTAAHAFYIKDALRPENRTDTCLVRFVNASPNSGSLDFAVGDTLKFSNKAFTDTSDFRPVGVSGLKAIALYQSGSAEPLVSGHYPLVAGRSYTFYAKGKKGGSGNTALNLGVTLNYN; encoded by the coding sequence ATGAATATCCGTATAACAGGCTTGTTCCTTGTTGCCCTTATAGCTGCTTTTGCGTCCTGTAAAAAAAGCGGCGATGTGCCCGTTGCTGTAACCCTTGCCGACAGCCTGAATATTGTCAATGCTTCAACCAATACTATCAATTATTACCTGAACGGTACACGCCTGAATAATAATTCGAATTTGTACCCGGGGGGCTCATCGGGTTACTATTATGTTCCTACGGGGACACAAACTTACCAGGTAAAAAAGGCGTTCGACCCCGCTACCAGCGTGGTGCAGCAACTATTCAGCATTCCATTGGATCTTGAAGCACACCATTATTATTCGTTATTCATAACCGACGACACAGCCGCCCATGCGTTTTATATAAAAGACGCGCTGCGACCGGAAAACCGGACGGACACCTGTTTAGTGAGATTCGTAAATGCTTCGCCCAATAGCGGGAGCCTTGATTTTGCTGTCGGAGATACATTAAAGTTTAGTAATAAGGCATTTACCGATACCAGCGATTTTCGACCTGTGGGTGTTAGCGGCTTAAAAGCAATTGCCTTATACCAATCAGGTTCCGCAGAGCCGCTTGTGAGCGGTCACTATCCACTCGTCGCCGGGCGATCGTACACGTTCTACGCCAAAGGGAAAAAGGGCGGTTCGGGAAATACGGCGCTTAACTTAGGCGTTACCTTGAATTATAATTAA